The Nitrosomonas cryotolerans ATCC 49181 genome includes a window with the following:
- a CDS encoding helix-turn-helix domain-containing protein, with translation MPKPLSHYSRSFSHRNERIVTAYQTGDYTMKQIADEFGLHYTTVSRIIKKAEGN, from the coding sequence ATGCCCAAACCACTTTCTCATTATTCGAGATCTTTTAGCCACAGAAATGAAAGGATTGTAACTGCATATCAAACGGGTGATTACACCATGAAACAGATTGCAGATGAATTTGGGTTGCATTACACGACAGTTAGTCGGATTATCAAAAAAGCAGAAGGAAATTAG
- a CDS encoding REP-associated tyrosine transposase, translating into MARPLRIELPGGLYHITSRGDHRDEIYLDDSDRVFWLKLLEQVCERFNWICHAYCLMDNHYHIVVETVKGNLSKGMRQLNGVYTQYFNRTHNRTGHVYQGRYKAILVEKNRHLLELSRYVVLNPVRTGIVKRVDQWPWSSLSAMTGNNNCPEWLQTNWVLSQFSKKRKQAITDYVNFVQAGVGLPSVWDSLRGQIFLGSKTFVDKMQLHMRLDQNINEIPRAQRRPMPKPLSHYSSFSHRNKGIITAYQTGDYTMKQIADEFGLHYATVSRIIKKAEGN; encoded by the coding sequence ATGGCAAGACCACTCAGAATAGAATTGCCTGGAGGTTTGTACCATATAACGTCCCGAGGCGATCATCGAGACGAAATTTATCTTGATGATTCTGATCGTGTTTTCTGGCTGAAGCTGTTAGAACAAGTTTGCGAGCGATTTAATTGGATTTGTCATGCCTATTGCTTGATGGATAATCATTATCATATCGTGGTGGAAACGGTTAAGGGAAATTTATCTAAGGGCATGCGGCAGCTGAACGGTGTCTATACGCAATATTTTAATCGCACCCACAATCGTACTGGGCATGTTTATCAGGGGCGCTATAAAGCAATTTTGGTAGAAAAGAATCGTCACCTCCTTGAACTTTCGCGTTATGTTGTGTTAAATCCTGTTCGAACAGGTATAGTAAAACGCGTTGATCAATGGCCTTGGAGTAGTCTTTCTGCCATGACTGGAAACAACAATTGCCCTGAATGGCTGCAAACGAACTGGGTGCTGAGTCAGTTTAGTAAAAAGCGGAAACAGGCTATAACTGACTATGTGAATTTTGTTCAGGCGGGCGTAGGATTGCCGAGCGTCTGGGACTCTTTACGTGGGCAGATCTTTCTTGGCAGCAAGACTTTTGTCGATAAAATGCAGCTGCATATGAGATTAGATCAAAATATCAATGAAATCCCACGAGCGCAGCGAAGACCAATGCCCAAGCCACTTTCGCATTATTCATCTTTTAGTCACAGAAATAAAGGGATTATAACTGCATATCAAACAGGTGATTACACCATGAAACAGATTGCAGACGAATTTGGATTGCATTACGCGACAGTTAGTCGGATTATCAAAAAAGCAGAAGGAAATTAG
- a CDS encoding bile acid:sodium symporter family protein yields the protein MLQKLTLLFPLWMTLTGAIALSWPEWLLPLNQGSIVVLILAFIMLCMGLTLTFDDFRRITRTPKVVAIGFAAQYTIMPLLAWGIATALNLPTYFAVGLILVGCCPGGTASNLVAYIAKADVALSVVMTVSSTLAAVILTPLLTQLFAGTLVPVDTWMLFKQTLQVVIVPVVLGVLLNHSMPRLVQRVMSVAPLLSVLGVCVICAIVFAAHAEIILRHGAELILAVAILHGGGFLMGYHFARIFGFHSQSARTVSVEVGMQNSGLAIVLSKQAFPMLPLAPVVGAVSVLVHTLLGSLLAVLWRARPPQRQIR from the coding sequence ATGCTGCAAAAACTGACACTACTGTTCCCGCTCTGGATGACGCTTACGGGAGCCATAGCACTATCCTGGCCGGAGTGGTTGCTCCCTCTCAATCAGGGGTCGATTGTGGTGTTAATTTTAGCCTTTATCATGCTATGTATGGGGCTGACCTTGACCTTTGATGATTTTCGCAGAATCACCCGTACGCCCAAAGTAGTGGCAATTGGTTTTGCGGCGCAATATACCATCATGCCCTTGCTGGCCTGGGGAATTGCGACGGCGCTTAATTTGCCAACGTATTTTGCGGTCGGCCTGATTCTGGTGGGTTGTTGTCCTGGCGGTACTGCCTCGAATCTGGTGGCTTATATCGCGAAAGCAGATGTGGCGCTCTCAGTGGTGATGACCGTTAGCTCCACATTGGCAGCTGTCATCCTTACCCCCTTACTGACACAGCTATTTGCTGGCACATTAGTCCCAGTGGATACCTGGATGCTGTTTAAACAAACCCTGCAAGTCGTAATTGTGCCCGTCGTTCTAGGCGTTTTGCTTAACCACTCGATGCCCCGACTCGTCCAGCGCGTGATGTCAGTCGCGCCACTGCTATCCGTGCTGGGAGTATGTGTGATCTGTGCCATTGTATTTGCAGCTCATGCCGAGATCATCCTCAGGCATGGCGCCGAACTGATCCTTGCTGTTGCGATATTACATGGGGGTGGCTTTTTGATGGGTTATCACTTTGCGCGGATATTTGGTTTCCATTCCCAGAGTGCTCGCACAGTTTCGGTGGAAGTCGGTATGCAAAATTCGGGTTTGGCCATTGTACTCTCCAAGCAAGCTTTTCCAATGCTACCCCTGGCACCCGTTGTCGGTGCGGTTTCGGTATTGGTGCATACCTTGTTAGGCAGCCTGCTGGCCGTATTGTGGCGGGCCCGGCCACCTCAGCGCCAGATTCGATAG
- a CDS encoding class I SAM-dependent methyltransferase — translation MTSAESTSIFTHSWSLYDLITEYNYMFHQEIYTGVGQLLKLRDDLGRYRLLDLGCGNARYLSPCLKQSPPILYEGVDLSEAALAEARGYLAGLPDPVVTLTRGDLLEAVEATDKTWDVIFTGFAVHHLMSADKARFFQAAGRCLAEKGWLILVDVVREENQSRENYLMDYLNYMRDNWNKIPPDQLEEACTHVHDHDYPEYFSTLKEMAAAGGLKASRIVSRYGQHYTLLFARSSLPQI, via the coding sequence ATGACATCTGCTGAATCAACCAGCATCTTCACACACTCCTGGTCGCTGTATGATCTGATCACGGAATACAATTACATGTTTCATCAGGAGATCTATACGGGGGTGGGTCAACTCCTGAAATTGCGCGATGATCTCGGGCGTTACCGTTTGCTGGATCTGGGGTGCGGCAACGCGCGCTATCTGTCTCCCTGTTTGAAACAATCCCCACCGATTCTGTATGAAGGGGTCGATTTATCCGAGGCGGCGCTGGCTGAGGCGCGTGGCTATTTGGCTGGCTTGCCCGATCCGGTGGTTACGCTGACGCGGGGTGATCTGCTGGAGGCTGTCGAAGCAACCGATAAGACATGGGATGTGATCTTCACCGGATTTGCGGTTCATCACTTGATGTCCGCTGATAAAGCACGCTTCTTTCAGGCTGCCGGACGCTGCCTTGCAGAAAAAGGCTGGTTGATCCTAGTGGATGTTGTGCGTGAGGAAAACCAGAGTCGAGAGAATTATCTGATGGATTATCTGAACTACATGCGCGACAACTGGAACAAGATACCGCCGGATCAATTGGAAGAAGCCTGCACGCATGTGCATGATCACGATTATCCCGAGTATTTTTCAACGCTAAAGGAAATGGCGGCAGCAGGCGGTTTGAAAGCCAGCCGTATAGTCAGTCGTTACGGACAGCACTATACCCTTCTGTTTGCGCGCTCCTCCCTGCCACAAATCTGA
- a CDS encoding colicin E3/pyocin S6 family cytotoxin: MGGLPVPKPSILDNFRVVGIEGGRKVYKDDSENIFYTWDSLHGELEAFNKNGRHLGVVCPHTGFLIKRSVKGRRINKQN, encoded by the coding sequence TTGGGTGGATTACCAGTTCCCAAGCCTTCAATATTAGACAATTTTAGAGTTGTCGGAATTGAGGGTGGGCGTAAAGTATATAAGGATGACTCGGAAAATATCTTCTATACATGGGATTCACTCCATGGCGAGTTAGAAGCCTTTAATAAAAATGGACGTCATCTGGGTGTTGTTTGCCCCCACACAGGGTTCTTAATAAAGCGGTCCGTCAAAGGTCGTAGGATTAATAAGCAAAACTAG
- a CDS encoding ImmA/IrrE family metallo-endopeptidase, with product MTPVEKMAKRLLDRHNLKPPYDLETLVEIYASVEYFHFPFEADGITIGIGGESKPQVLINTSPPETRRKFTLAHELGHIIIPWHTGTIVSHSFNADANVEYKEMEIEANLFAAELLIPSGWLQELQQSFSSVELFIKAVLVDTGASRDAVLIQAFKTINIPIVCAQVDSNGYLIRDYCTKIAPSPVLLNGRNLLEDKIFSMAYLEEDFILGDRYYKSWTFDDKGIEEVDRREWRDILNQILDETESRHLLQSINAVLASKYNSNKDHLSEKELCSLAMRAYDGKGKFDKIVVHPLFPQYIVKRIKELIAKYKRKGAGLTESR from the coding sequence GTGACTCCTGTTGAAAAAATGGCAAAAAGATTGCTGGATAGGCACAATTTAAAGCCTCCATATGACTTGGAGACTCTTGTTGAAATTTATGCCAGTGTTGAGTACTTTCATTTTCCATTTGAAGCAGACGGAATAACTATTGGTATCGGTGGCGAAAGTAAGCCTCAAGTTCTTATTAATACCTCGCCACCTGAAACTAGAAGAAAGTTTACATTAGCTCACGAGCTAGGTCATATCATAATCCCATGGCATACAGGAACTATTGTCTCGCATTCTTTTAATGCTGACGCTAATGTTGAATATAAAGAAATGGAAATAGAGGCGAATTTATTTGCAGCAGAGCTATTAATTCCCAGCGGTTGGTTGCAAGAACTTCAACAATCTTTCTCCTCTGTAGAATTGTTTATTAAAGCTGTTTTAGTTGATACTGGCGCTTCAAGAGATGCAGTGTTAATCCAGGCTTTCAAGACGATAAATATTCCTATTGTATGCGCGCAGGTTGATTCTAATGGATACCTAATAAGAGATTATTGTACGAAAATTGCTCCATCTCCGGTACTGCTAAATGGCAGGAATCTGCTTGAAGATAAGATATTTTCTATGGCTTACTTGGAGGAGGATTTCATTTTAGGCGATCGATACTATAAGTCATGGACTTTTGATGATAAAGGTATTGAAGAAGTTGATCGTAGAGAATGGCGGGATATTTTAAATCAGATCTTAGATGAAACAGAAAGCAGGCATCTTTTACAGAGCATAAACGCAGTTCTTGCGTCGAAATACAATTCAAATAAAGATCATTTGTCTGAAAAAGAGTTATGCTCGCTAGCAATGCGGGCCTACGATGGGAAAGGAAAATTCGATAAAATTGTGGTACATCCATTATTTCCGCAGTATATAGTAAAAAGAATAAAAGAATTAATTGCAAAATATAAAAGAAAGGGGGCTGGCCTTACAGAGTCACGCTAA
- a CDS encoding ParA family protein: MARSIGIYNNKGGVGKTTLSLFLSDFLSSITINKKKSKVLVMDFDPQASCANAILGIEKVSEITNDSLTLPFILNSRLDQKKGIDLSRFIFTRERDNDAKTKKTRLGNLDVMVSEPKLALNFDEKASLNDSLKLARWIASELATEYDFIFVDLPGSISKINRFSLVGAFMVDYFVVPTELNRLNINALSGTLKMLDNIREWRGYGNDYNLLGFVLNKADKRTVQYKLHKDELIHFAKIKNCKIYKNTLPPTPRLSDAADDSIGFITLSERYDNYYDNVRNLVIEITRDLGYIRN, from the coding sequence ATGGCTAGGTCAATAGGGATATACAATAACAAAGGAGGGGTAGGTAAAACAACATTATCTCTTTTTTTGTCTGACTTTCTTTCGTCAATTACGATAAACAAAAAGAAATCCAAGGTATTAGTTATGGATTTTGATCCTCAGGCTTCATGCGCAAATGCTATCTTAGGAATAGAAAAAGTATCAGAAATAACAAACGATTCATTAACATTACCATTTATTCTGAACTCAAGGCTTGATCAAAAAAAAGGAATAGATTTGTCAAGGTTTATTTTTACAAGAGAGCGAGATAATGATGCCAAAACAAAAAAGACTCGATTGGGAAATCTAGATGTTATGGTGTCGGAACCAAAATTAGCACTTAATTTTGATGAAAAAGCCTCCCTAAATGATTCTCTGAAACTGGCTCGCTGGATTGCTTCTGAATTGGCTACAGAATATGATTTTATATTTGTCGATTTGCCTGGAAGCATATCAAAAATTAATAGGTTTTCTTTAGTTGGCGCATTTATGGTGGACTATTTTGTTGTTCCCACTGAACTGAACAGGTTAAATATTAACGCCCTATCCGGTACCTTAAAAATGCTTGATAATATTAGAGAATGGAGGGGGTATGGTAACGACTATAATCTATTAGGATTTGTTCTTAACAAAGCAGATAAAAGAACTGTGCAATATAAACTTCATAAAGATGAATTGATTCATTTTGCAAAAATTAAAAACTGCAAAATTTATAAAAATACTCTTCCACCAACCCCGAGATTATCGGATGCCGCTGACGATTCTATTGGATTTATAACATTATCAGAAAGATATGACAACTATTACGACAATGTTAGAAATCTTGTAATAGAGATAACAAGAGATCTGGGATATATCAGAAATTAA
- a CDS encoding APC family permease, which yields MSTTPQQSNSALNSDAIEPDKLHRSMGVWNSFTLGFAVVSPVVGLYAIIGVQTTVTGGGWFAALVICLVMQLLVATVYAELSSQFPIAGGAYKWSRQLGGVVAGQYAGVIYVSSTIAMLTTTAYTGGIWLATFWGSSDGGGPMMVFWGAVFLLLCMLLNLAPVNIFKSIVALGVYAEIVGSFGIALLLFFFFRQYGFSELFQHLGTGTAPTETAAFMTALAIAGWAFIGFDACSTTAEETHQPKRMVPRAIFFSLMGVGTIVLFNSAALILTFDHDTLINTSKTADPVTPLITSSLGAWIEKPFSGVVMVAFLACGASVVKYTSRIVYSMAREGNMPAVLSNVTADKTPRNAILFTVMLAALGLLLGLNDGAVATIIAFGTGGLYAMFAMTTGVGLFARLAGRWNPALGELKLGVWGVIINFVAFLWSLFELINIAWPRSYAVATDAPWWQLWAIPLVLGSILSMTTVFILVNKFRDNSKIPV from the coding sequence ATGTCCACAACACCTCAACAAAGTAATTCCGCCCTTAATAGTGATGCAATAGAGCCAGACAAACTGCACCGCAGTATGGGAGTCTGGAACAGTTTTACCCTTGGTTTTGCCGTTGTTTCTCCAGTCGTAGGGCTTTACGCCATTATTGGTGTACAAACAACGGTAACGGGTGGTGGCTGGTTTGCGGCATTGGTCATTTGCCTGGTCATGCAATTGCTGGTAGCCACCGTCTATGCGGAATTGTCGTCTCAATTTCCAATTGCCGGCGGTGCTTACAAATGGTCACGTCAGCTCGGTGGAGTCGTTGCGGGTCAGTATGCGGGTGTCATTTACGTCAGCTCCACGATCGCTATGCTAACCACCACGGCTTATACTGGCGGCATCTGGCTGGCAACCTTTTGGGGGTCGAGCGATGGAGGCGGTCCCATGATGGTGTTTTGGGGTGCCGTATTTTTATTACTCTGCATGTTGCTCAACCTTGCCCCTGTCAATATTTTTAAGTCAATAGTTGCGCTGGGTGTTTACGCGGAGATTGTTGGATCGTTCGGTATTGCTTTGCTGTTATTTTTCTTTTTCCGTCAGTATGGTTTTTCCGAATTATTTCAGCATCTGGGTACCGGAACCGCGCCCACCGAGACGGCTGCTTTTATGACCGCACTCGCTATTGCGGGCTGGGCATTCATCGGTTTTGATGCTTGCTCGACAACTGCAGAAGAAACCCATCAGCCCAAACGAATGGTGCCGCGTGCAATTTTCTTTTCCTTGATGGGTGTAGGAACCATTGTGTTGTTCAATTCCGCGGCTCTGATATTAACCTTCGATCATGACACGCTGATCAACACCAGTAAAACAGCCGATCCAGTTACACCTTTGATAACCAGTAGTTTGGGTGCCTGGATAGAGAAACCCTTTTCCGGGGTTGTTATGGTTGCTTTTTTAGCCTGCGGGGCATCAGTCGTTAAATATACTTCCCGGATTGTCTATTCTATGGCGCGTGAAGGCAATATGCCTGCTGTATTGAGTAACGTTACCGCCGACAAAACACCCCGTAATGCAATTCTTTTCACCGTAATGTTGGCAGCACTTGGCTTATTGTTGGGGCTAAATGATGGTGCGGTAGCGACAATCATTGCCTTTGGTACGGGTGGTCTATATGCCATGTTCGCCATGACGACTGGCGTAGGTTTATTTGCCCGGCTTGCGGGTCGCTGGAATCCGGCGCTTGGCGAACTTAAGCTGGGTGTCTGGGGGGTAATCATCAATTTCGTAGCCTTTCTCTGGTCATTATTTGAGTTAATCAATATTGCCTGGCCGCGTTCTTATGCGGTTGCAACTGATGCGCCCTGGTGGCAATTGTGGGCGATACCCCTGGTATTAGGCAGCATTCTGAGTATGACCACTGTGTTTATTCTGGTGAATAAATTTCGAGACAATTCAAAAATTCCGGTTTAA
- a CDS encoding urea amidolyase associated protein UAAP1, with product MNQQKPILWQENIPGGCHWSGIVRRGMTLRLTDINGGANAAVFFYNREEKLERYNMADTLKSQHTFYLTKGHACHSDMGRIFCCITADTAGWNDTVCGLSDAALIREKYGVARYQEHRNQMHRSGLDGLLLELGKWGMGRRDIVPGINFFSKVTADANGKLTFHANNTQAGDYVDLSFQMDTLMVLSAAPHPLDTAESYQPGDVNLALFATPPDAITECTRIAENMRGFKNTQRFYMSQGGEA from the coding sequence ATGAATCAACAGAAACCGATTCTTTGGCAAGAAAACATTCCAGGTGGATGTCACTGGTCTGGTATTGTGCGCCGTGGCATGACGTTGCGTTTGACGGATATCAATGGCGGTGCGAATGCCGCTGTGTTCTTTTACAATCGGGAAGAAAAGCTGGAACGCTACAATATGGCGGACACACTCAAATCACAACATACCTTCTATTTGACGAAGGGCCATGCTTGCCACTCCGATATGGGGCGCATATTTTGTTGTATTACGGCAGATACCGCAGGTTGGAACGATACCGTATGTGGCCTGAGCGATGCAGCACTCATTCGTGAAAAATATGGTGTTGCACGGTATCAGGAACATCGCAATCAGATGCATCGCAGCGGTTTGGATGGCCTGTTGTTAGAGCTGGGTAAATGGGGGATGGGCAGGCGCGATATCGTGCCCGGTATCAATTTTTTCAGCAAGGTTACCGCTGATGCGAATGGTAAATTAACCTTTCATGCGAATAACACTCAAGCCGGTGACTATGTCGATTTAAGTTTTCAAATGGATACGTTAATGGTGCTGTCAGCAGCGCCTCATCCGCTGGATACGGCTGAATCCTATCAGCCGGGCGATGTTAATCTGGCGTTATTTGCTACCCCACCCGACGCAATCACGGAATGTACCCGTATTGCTGAAAACATGCGTGGTTTTAAAAATACGCAACGGTTTTATATGTCTCAGGGAGGTGAAGCATGA
- a CDS encoding urea amidolyase associated protein UAAP2, whose amino-acid sequence MNSPHLVESRLDPKLAMMDEICAAGESWVKRVNKGQTFRIVDLEGNQAVDTLFFNADDALERYSATDTVCRQNALYLTTGSKLYSNFGNVMLTIIADSCGRHDTLGGACAAESNTVRYALEKYPMHSCRDNFLHALAHDPHCEQLGMSKRDLPSNINFFMNVPVTENGELEFVDGISAPGKYVEMQAEMDVLVLISNCPQLNNPCNAYNPTPIRLLIWD is encoded by the coding sequence ATGAATAGCCCGCATTTAGTTGAAAGCAGGCTTGATCCTAAGCTTGCAATGATGGATGAGATTTGTGCAGCTGGTGAATCATGGGTGAAACGGGTGAATAAAGGGCAAACTTTTCGCATTGTTGATCTGGAAGGTAATCAGGCGGTCGATACCTTGTTTTTTAATGCCGATGATGCATTGGAACGTTATAGTGCAACCGATACGGTATGTCGGCAGAACGCTCTCTATCTGACCACAGGCAGCAAACTTTATTCGAACTTTGGCAATGTGATGCTGACTATTATCGCCGATAGCTGCGGGCGTCACGATACATTAGGCGGTGCCTGTGCTGCAGAAAGCAACACGGTACGTTATGCGCTGGAGAAATACCCCATGCACAGTTGTCGCGACAATTTTTTGCATGCGCTGGCACATGATCCACACTGTGAGCAATTGGGTATGAGCAAACGGGATTTGCCCAGTAATATTAATTTTTTCATGAATGTACCGGTTACTGAAAATGGTGAACTTGAGTTTGTTGATGGTATTTCGGCGCCAGGAAAATATGTTGAGATGCAAGCTGAAATGGATGTGCTGGTGTTGATTTCAAACTGTCCGCAGCTGAACAACCCTTGTAATGCCTATAACCCTACGCCGATTCGCTTGCTGATTTGGGATTAA